Proteins co-encoded in one Cricetulus griseus strain 17A/GY chromosome 1 unlocalized genomic scaffold, alternate assembly CriGri-PICRH-1.0 chr1_1, whole genome shotgun sequence genomic window:
- the Paqr8 gene encoding membrane progestin receptor beta, whose product MTTAILERLSTLSVSGQQLRRLPKILEEGLPKMPCTVPETDVPQLFREPYIHAGYRPTGHEWRYYFFSLFQKHNEVVNVWTHLLAALAVLLRFWAFAEAGALQWASPHTLPLLLFILSSITYLTCSLLAHLLQSKSELSHYTFYFVDYVGVSVYQYGSALAHFFYSSDQAWYERFWLFFLPAAAFCGWLSCAGCCYAKYRYRRPYPVMRKICQVVPAGLAFILDISPVAHRVALCHLAGCQEQAAWYHTLQILFFLVSAYFFSCPVPEKYFPGSCDIVGHGHQIFHAFLSICTLSQLEAILLDYQGRHEIFLQRHGPLSVYTACLSFFFLAACSAATASLLRHKVKARLIKKDS is encoded by the coding sequence ATGACGACTGCCATCCTGGAACGCCTGAGCACCCTGTCTGTGAGCGGGCAGCAGCTGCGCCGTCTGCCCAAGATTCTGGAAGAAGGGCTTCCCAAGATGCCGTGCACTGTCCCAGAAACCGACGTGCCCCAGCTCTTCAGGGAGCCTTACATCCACGCAGGCTACCGCCCCACGGGGCACGAGTGGCGCTACTACTTCTTCAGCCTCTTTCAGAAGCACAACGAGGTGGTCAACGTCTGGACCCACTTGCTGGCAGCCCTAGCCGTCCTGTTGCGATTCTGGGCCTTTGCGGAGGCTGGGGCATTGCAGTGGGCCTCTCCCCACACCCTACCCCTGCTCCTCTTCATCCTATCCTCcattacttacctcacctgcagCCTTTTGGCGCACCTTCTGCAATCCAAATCAGAGCTGTCGCACTACACCTTTTACTTTGTGGACTACGTCGGGGTCAGCGTCTACCAGTATGGCAGCGCGCTGGCTCACTTTTTCTACAGCTCAGACCAGGCCTGGTACGAGCGGTTCTGGCTTTTCTTCCTGCCAGCAGCCGCTTTCTGTGGTTGGCTATCCTGTGCTGGCTGTTGCTATGCCAAGTATCGCTACCGAAGGCCTTATCCAGTTATGCGGAAGATCTGTCAAGTGGTACCGGCAGGGCTAGCCTTCATCCTAGACATCAGCCCCGTGGCCCACCGGGTGGCTCTCTGCCATCTGGCTGGTTGCCAAGAGCAGGCAGCCTGGTACCACACCCTCCAgatcctcttcttccttgtcagCGCCTACTTTTTCTCCTGCCCGGTACCCGAGAAGTACTTCCCTGGTTCCTGTGACATtgtgggccatggacatcaaatCTTCCATGCCTTCCTTTCCATCTGCACGCTCTCCCAGCTGGAGGCCATTCTTCTAGACTACCAGGGACGGCATGAGATCTTTCTGCAGCGCCACGGCCCCCTGTCCGTCTACACTGCCtgcctctcctttttctttttagctgCCTGCAGCGCGGCCACCGCCTCCCTCCTGAGACACAAAGTCAAGGCCAGACTGATTAAGAAAGATTCCTGA